In Strix aluco isolate bStrAlu1 chromosome 22, bStrAlu1.hap1, whole genome shotgun sequence, a genomic segment contains:
- the LOC141933379 gene encoding peptidyl-prolyl cis-trans isomerase H yields the protein MPAEGPRCPLPPPALRGSAGLRAQGRPQPRPAPPALPGPEPLPPPLPAALPLPGAARAMAVLASNPTNPVVFFDVTIGGQEVGRMKIELFADVVPKTAENFRQFCTGEFRKDGVPIGYKGSTFHRVIKDFMIQGGDFVNGDGTGVASIYRGPFADENFKLKHSAPGLLSMANSGPSTNGCQFFITCSKCDWLDGKHVVFGKIVDGLLVMRKIENVPTGPNNKPKLPVVISQCGEM from the exons ATGCCGGCCGaggggccgcgctgcccgctgccgccgcccgccctccgcggcagcgccgggctccgcgcccaGGGGAGGCCtcagccccgcccggccccgccggcacttccggggccggagccgctgccgccgccgcttccggCGGCACTTCCGCTTCCGGGAGCGGCGCGTGCCATGGCGGTGCTGGCGTCCAACCCCACCAACCCCGTGGTCTTCTTCGATGTCACCATCGGCGGGCAG GAGGTCGGCCGCATGAAGATCGAGCTGTTCGCCGACGTCGTACCCAAAACAGCAGAGAACTTCAG GCAGTTTTGTACGGGTGAATTCAG gaaGGATGGTGTCCCTATAGGTTATAAAGGAAGCACTTTCCACAG GGTAATAAAGGATTTCATGATCCAAGGAGGTGACTTTGTAAAC GGCGACGGCACTGGGGTAGCCAGTATATACAGGGgtccttttgcagatgaaaactTCAAACTGAAACACTCTGCTCCTGGGCTGCTCTCTATG GCAAACAGTGGTCCAAGTACCAACGGCTGTCAGTTTTTCATTACGTGCTCTAAATGTGACTGGTTGGATGGAAAACACGTAGTGTTCG GTAAAATTGTTGATGGGCTGTTGGTCATGAGAAAAATTGAA AATGTGCCTACGGGTCCAAATAACAAACCCAAGCTGCCGGTTGTGATCTCTCAGTGTGGGGAAATGTAA